One genomic segment of Chitinophaga sancti includes these proteins:
- a CDS encoding EamA family transporter, with translation MKKSNTNAYIALVMVSFFWGTTYLASSVGVRHMHGLMLAGLRQTAAGIILISFFLLKGYRLPDKIVLSRLFIIGVMMLCLSNGLITWAMQYIPSGLCAIIVATVPIWITIFSYFMVQRTRLSPLLIVGMLVGLLGVTGIFYNYLSSLMNPAFRLGIFLTFIACISWAIGSVLTARWALKVNFLYGAGFQMLFSGIVMLITVSLMGYSFHLSAMNLQLWESLLYLIFVGSIVGYSSYVFALNNLPTSLASVYAYINPIVAVILGWLILKEQLNWTTALSCLVTLAGVYIVNVSVNKNKRKPEHSN, from the coding sequence ATGAAAAAGTCTAACACGAATGCCTACATAGCATTGGTAATGGTCAGTTTTTTCTGGGGTACCACTTACCTCGCTTCCAGCGTGGGAGTACGACACATGCATGGCCTCATGCTCGCCGGCCTGCGGCAAACCGCCGCTGGCATTATCCTGATCAGCTTTTTCCTGCTGAAAGGTTACCGTCTACCTGACAAAATCGTTCTTTCCCGCTTATTTATAATAGGTGTAATGATGCTCTGTCTGAGCAATGGCCTCATTACCTGGGCTATGCAATACATTCCCAGTGGGTTATGTGCTATCATCGTAGCTACAGTCCCCATCTGGATTACTATTTTCAGTTATTTCATGGTACAGCGCACCCGCTTATCACCTTTATTAATAGTAGGCATGCTGGTAGGGTTGCTGGGGGTAACGGGTATTTTTTACAATTACCTGTCCAGTTTAATGAACCCTGCATTCAGACTAGGTATTTTCCTCACCTTCATCGCCTGTATCAGTTGGGCCATTGGCTCAGTACTCACTGCCCGCTGGGCGCTAAAAGTGAACTTTCTTTATGGTGCAGGGTTTCAGATGCTCTTTAGTGGCATCGTCATGTTGATCACGGTATCACTGATGGGGTATAGTTTTCATTTATCGGCTATGAACCTGCAATTGTGGGAGAGTTTGCTGTACCTGATTTTTGTAGGATCGATCGTTGGATATTCCTCCTATGTCTTTGCGCTCAATAACCTGCCTACTTCACTGGCATCGGTATACGCTTATATCAATCCTATTGTAGCTGTTATTCTTGGGTGGCTGATATTGAAAGAACAGCTTAACTGGACAACGGCTTTATCCTGCCTGGTTACATTGGCTGGTGTCTATATAGTTAATGTATCCGTCAATAAAAACAAGAGGAAGCCAGAGCACAGCAACTGA